One window of Botrimarina mediterranea genomic DNA carries:
- a CDS encoding tetratricopeptide repeat protein produces MSAVSRVFFPLRVAAAAGFAALVLSGAAVAQQAQPEAAEGAMGAIDIAALIGDSVSNPSDARYSDVAEAIQRFRNRDQLSARTFLERAVQKDPKLPPVGVLMAKLQLLSGNAAGVRPALEQAVQEDSAGDPEPYLLLAEEALAGGRTIEADALFDKAVSMIQSYDANAKRKRQFEIRAYRGRAIIGERRQDWEQAESDLRKWIEQDPEEPSAYQRLGQVLFQFQTDAKDAEGFAAFKKAKELNKELPSPYVSAALMYSRNGKTDRAMQSFEKAFSESGTDQTTLIAYAQALVKANQLQKAETVLKKAREVATNVDSVWLLSGVTARMAGDNKAAEQYLMRALSLSPMNRDVLNQLSLVLLESEAEGAKARALQFAQLNQQLNQNNPDINVTLAWVLFQNGDARNATAALRQGLQGGALSPDGSFLLAKILLVRDDKTNAKRLLESALKSDQGIFVERKEAEQILGTL; encoded by the coding sequence CGACATCGCCGCCCTCATCGGTGATAGCGTCAGCAACCCCAGCGACGCCCGCTACAGCGACGTCGCCGAGGCGATCCAACGGTTCCGCAACCGCGACCAGCTCTCGGCCCGCACGTTCCTCGAGCGAGCGGTGCAGAAGGACCCGAAGCTGCCGCCCGTCGGCGTGCTGATGGCCAAACTGCAATTGCTGTCGGGCAACGCCGCTGGCGTGCGGCCGGCTCTTGAGCAAGCCGTCCAAGAGGACTCGGCAGGTGATCCGGAGCCCTACCTGCTGCTCGCCGAAGAGGCCCTCGCCGGCGGGCGGACCATCGAGGCCGACGCCCTATTCGACAAGGCCGTCTCGATGATCCAGTCCTACGACGCCAACGCTAAGCGCAAGCGGCAGTTCGAGATCCGCGCCTACCGCGGCCGGGCCATCATCGGCGAGCGTCGCCAAGACTGGGAGCAGGCCGAGAGCGACCTCCGCAAGTGGATCGAGCAAGACCCCGAAGAGCCCAGCGCCTACCAGCGGCTCGGCCAGGTGCTGTTCCAGTTCCAGACCGACGCCAAAGACGCCGAGGGCTTCGCGGCTTTCAAGAAGGCCAAGGAGCTGAACAAGGAGTTGCCTAGCCCGTACGTCTCAGCGGCGCTGATGTACAGCCGCAACGGCAAGACGGACCGCGCCATGCAGTCGTTCGAGAAGGCGTTCAGCGAGAGCGGCACAGACCAGACGACGCTGATCGCCTACGCGCAGGCCCTCGTGAAGGCCAACCAGTTGCAGAAGGCCGAGACGGTGCTCAAGAAGGCTCGCGAAGTCGCCACCAACGTTGACAGCGTCTGGCTGCTGTCGGGCGTCACCGCCCGGATGGCTGGCGACAACAAGGCGGCCGAGCAGTACCTGATGCGCGCCCTGTCTCTGTCGCCGATGAACCGTGACGTGCTCAACCAGCTCTCGCTGGTGCTCTTGGAGTCCGAGGCCGAAGGCGCCAAGGCCCGCGCCTTGCAGTTCGCTCAGCTCAACCAACAACTGAACCAGAACAACCCGGACATCAACGTCACGCTCGCCTGGGTCCTGTTCCAGAACGGCGACGCCCGCAACGCCACCGCCGCACTCCGCCAAGGCCTGCAAGGCGGCGCGCTGAGCCCCGACGGCAGCTTCCTGCTCGCCAAGATCCTCCTCGTGCGCGACGACAAAACCAACGCCAAGCGTCTGCTCGAGTCGGCCCTCAAGAGCGACCAGGGCATCTTCGTCGAACGCAAAGAAGCCGAGCAGATCCTCGGCACTTTGTAG